Proteins encoded in a region of the Paenibacillus wynnii genome:
- a CDS encoding YycH family regulatory protein, producing MKERVKSWILALLVLSSLIESYYLIYRLPGSDTAVLSKNLYVKTDNMGPEEKVEDLLYPDKMIIHLGDSKHTLFYPSSTFYNLILNRLKGRGFESFQRRSVQDFDWSKLRSENPGIELSYGAGIPVTLLQRVMQLTPDSLFAGESIDRIWIYNLKNDSKAHALFFSTRGDIVYEAAKADLTVQDVQQHVDFGKNWTPYTTINGDYYVPDSNVTIVEAEIPSDMYTIEQMQRNLFRDAGSTRYIREKDGSEIYTDSKRSLQVDQEQNWMSYSDPTALPVGESTPAKDVLEAVDFVNKHGGWSGSYRLAAAKETSLDQLAATEEGIEERLISFQQYYGSYPYGSYPIMNKPQLQYGVINLDLQQGTVSSYERSLMYVDESKAIKKIVELSGGEVLKNQLVQIGKASAVKDLAPAYVPGIKGDKLQLHPVWKVTLSDGTILTLN from the coding sequence GTGAAGGAAAGAGTAAAATCATGGATCCTTGCCCTGTTGGTGCTTAGCAGTCTTATTGAGAGTTATTACTTGATCTATCGCCTGCCGGGCAGTGACACAGCAGTCCTCTCGAAGAATCTGTATGTGAAGACTGATAACATGGGCCCGGAAGAGAAAGTCGAAGATTTGCTTTACCCTGACAAGATGATTATTCATCTGGGGGACAGTAAGCACACCCTTTTCTACCCCAGCTCGACTTTCTATAATCTAATCCTGAATCGGCTGAAGGGGCGCGGGTTTGAAAGCTTCCAGCGGCGATCCGTGCAGGACTTTGATTGGTCCAAGCTTCGGAGCGAGAATCCCGGTATTGAGCTGAGCTACGGTGCAGGCATTCCAGTGACGCTGCTGCAAAGGGTAATGCAGCTGACACCCGATTCTTTGTTTGCCGGGGAAAGTATTGACCGGATTTGGATCTATAACCTTAAGAATGACTCTAAGGCGCATGCCCTCTTTTTTAGTACCAGAGGAGATATAGTGTATGAAGCAGCAAAAGCCGATCTTACCGTACAGGATGTGCAGCAGCATGTGGACTTCGGCAAAAATTGGACACCGTATACGACAATTAACGGGGATTACTATGTACCAGACAGTAATGTAACCATTGTGGAAGCGGAAATCCCTTCAGATATGTATACCATCGAACAAATGCAGAGAAACCTTTTCCGCGATGCGGGGAGTACTCGATATATCCGTGAAAAAGACGGCTCGGAAATATACACAGATAGCAAGCGAAGCCTTCAGGTAGATCAAGAACAAAATTGGATGAGCTATAGTGATCCTACGGCTCTGCCTGTGGGAGAAAGTACACCTGCCAAGGATGTCCTTGAAGCTGTAGATTTTGTTAACAAGCATGGCGGATGGAGCGGGAGTTATCGGCTTGCAGCTGCTAAAGAAACCTCACTGGATCAGTTGGCGGCAACTGAAGAGGGGATAGAGGAAAGGCTGATTTCTTTTCAGCAGTATTATGGTTCCTACCCTTACGGGTCCTATCCCATCATGAATAAGCCGCAGCTTCAGTACGGGGTTATAAATCTGGATCTGCAGCAAGGGACGGTTTCTTCTTATGAAAGATCTTTGATGTATGTGGATGAGTCCAAGGCTATCAAGAAAATCGTCGAGCTGTCAGGCGGAGAAGTGTTGAAGAACCAGCTGGTTCAAATCGGCAAGGCGTCAGCAGTGAAGGATTTGGCACCAGCCTATGTTCCCGGGATAAAGGGTGACAAGCTGCAGCTGCATCCGGTATGGAAGGTTACGCTCAGTGACGGGACGATACTTACACTGAATTAG
- the yycI gene encoding two-component system regulatory protein YycI, with the protein MDWGRAKNVLIYAFLLLNLLLCYQLWMDLRDQVSANLDFTSLSEETQQIMEQKGIRVLSPIPAATPQLPDITYRYSGGEQDQKPVQLKQPIDSKLIYSSFSELSSLLESEIPDIASYELDSQESEVGKYVLHPLVQKQWPLFRVSLELINSNQKIVAYRRPQIEIGPSSNQEVQKVLPASQALSSLIEKYFAPNTVVKDIELGYYGELFNSESQVAAPMWRFVLENGKSYYVHGISADIISPKTTE; encoded by the coding sequence ATGGATTGGGGAAGAGCTAAAAATGTGCTGATTTATGCTTTCTTGCTGCTGAATCTGCTGCTGTGCTATCAGCTGTGGATGGATCTGCGGGATCAGGTCAGTGCCAATCTAGACTTCACTTCCCTCTCTGAAGAAACCCAGCAAATTATGGAGCAAAAAGGGATCCGTGTGCTGTCTCCCATCCCGGCAGCCACTCCTCAACTGCCCGATATAACTTATCGTTATTCAGGCGGGGAGCAGGATCAGAAGCCTGTGCAGCTGAAGCAGCCGATAGACAGCAAGCTTATCTATTCCTCTTTCTCGGAGTTAAGCAGTCTGCTCGAGAGCGAGATTCCGGACATCGCGAGCTATGAGCTTGATTCTCAGGAAAGCGAGGTCGGAAAGTACGTTCTCCATCCGCTTGTCCAGAAGCAGTGGCCGTTGTTCAGAGTAAGTCTGGAACTGATAAACAGCAATCAGAAGATTGTAGCTTACCGAAGACCCCAGATTGAAATTGGGCCGAGCAGCAACCAAGAGGTTCAGAAGGTACTTCCGGCTTCCCAGGCGCTTAGCAGTTTAATAGAGAAGTATTTTGCACCGAATACGGTAGTGAAAGATATTGAGCTCGGTTATTACGGTGAATTGTTCAACTCCGAGAGCCAAGTGGCGGCCCCGATGTGGCGCTTCGTGCTGGAGAATGGAAAGTCGTATTATGTACATGGCATCAGTGCGGACATCATCAGTCCGAAGACAACAGAGTAG
- a CDS encoding MBL fold metallo-hydrolase, whose product MGISFTVLSSGSTGNVTVVRNGETTLMIDAGLSAKRIDELLSMREVTGEEIDGILVTHEHSDHIKGLGAMARKYDLPIYANTNTWAAIEKGVGKIQEHNKIIMETGQYRDFGSMRVESFAISHDAAEPVGYNFYDGKEKLCVATDLGYVSEKVKLAISDADVLVLEANHDIELLRMGRYPWNTKRRILGDMGHLSNDAAGAALSEILTGRTKRTYLAHLSRDHNMMDLARMSVRAAMEDLGCFFKDGEFKLCDTYYDRPTPWDKVSQS is encoded by the coding sequence ATGGGGATTTCATTTACAGTGCTGTCTAGCGGATCTACCGGCAACGTTACTGTAGTACGCAATGGCGAGACTACTCTAATGATAGATGCAGGACTTAGCGCGAAAAGAATAGATGAATTACTGAGCATGCGAGAGGTAACTGGCGAGGAAATTGACGGCATTTTGGTAACACATGAGCACTCAGACCATATTAAAGGACTGGGCGCAATGGCGCGCAAGTATGACCTTCCGATCTATGCCAACACCAATACTTGGGCGGCTATTGAAAAAGGAGTCGGGAAAATACAGGAGCATAATAAGATCATCATGGAAACCGGTCAGTACCGCGACTTTGGCAGTATGCGTGTAGAATCGTTTGCCATTTCTCATGATGCTGCGGAGCCGGTAGGTTATAATTTTTATGATGGCAAGGAGAAGCTGTGCGTAGCTACGGACTTGGGTTATGTGAGTGAAAAGGTGAAGCTGGCTATATCAGATGCAGATGTACTGGTACTAGAAGCTAATCATGATATTGAGCTGCTGCGAATGGGTAGATATCCGTGGAATACCAAACGGCGTATCCTTGGAGATATGGGGCATTTATCGAATGATGCTGCAGGAGCTGCTCTAAGTGAGATTCTTACCGGTCGTACAAAAAGGACCTATTTGGCCCATTTAAGCAGAGATCACAATATGATGGATTTGGCTAGAATGTCGGTTCGCGCTGCGATGGAGGATTTAGGCTGCTTCTTCAAAGACGGTGAATTTAAATTGTGTGATACGTATTATGACCGTCCTACGCCATGGGATAAGGTGAGCCAGTCATAA
- a CDS encoding S1C family serine protease: protein MGLFDDDFYSTKVSRRKERKALKPSSTRGWPVRKPRLSLSTLQISAISSLISAVVAVLLFSLVTGQLGHETTAVPAMIQNVTPSSGDPYDRIIQAAAMVRPAVVSIINHKEDNKELNILNESALGSGVIYKKTDAKAFIITNNHVIDGPGKLEVVTVDGETRPATLVGTDRVSDIAVLSIDAKGINMVAQIGDSSKLRLGETVIAIGNPLGLGDTLTSGIVSYTERKIPVSLNQDGVYDWEQEVIQTDAAINEGNSGGALVDLNGQVIGINTMKISDTGVEGLGFAIPANHVMKTANELAEKGRIARSYLGVYSVDLNNPYIPLAEEQLKKLNLPDSIKDGAVVLDVVGPAKEAGLKFNDVITKFNSEPITSTLSLRKYLYDHTEIGTQLKITFYRNGVMKEVSVTLQEKPQE from the coding sequence GTGGGACTGTTTGATGATGATTTCTATTCAACCAAAGTATCTCGACGCAAAGAGCGTAAAGCATTGAAGCCATCTTCAACCCGCGGCTGGCCGGTAAGAAAACCGCGCCTGAGTCTGTCAACTCTTCAAATTTCTGCGATCAGCTCTTTGATCAGTGCAGTAGTTGCAGTGCTCTTATTCAGTTTAGTTACAGGACAACTGGGCCATGAAACCACAGCTGTACCTGCAATGATACAGAATGTTACACCGAGCAGCGGTGATCCGTATGATCGAATTATTCAGGCAGCTGCAATGGTTCGCCCGGCAGTGGTCAGCATAATTAATCACAAAGAGGATAATAAGGAACTTAATATTCTTAATGAGTCGGCACTCGGGTCCGGTGTTATCTATAAAAAAACAGATGCCAAGGCATTCATAATTACGAATAACCACGTTATTGACGGTCCGGGCAAGCTTGAAGTCGTTACGGTTGACGGTGAGACTCGACCGGCCACCCTTGTGGGCACAGATCGGGTAAGTGATATCGCGGTGCTGTCCATTGATGCTAAAGGTATCAATATGGTGGCACAAATTGGCGATTCCTCCAAGCTTCGTCTGGGAGAGACGGTCATAGCTATCGGTAATCCCTTGGGTCTGGGCGATACGCTTACGTCCGGGATTGTCAGCTATACAGAACGAAAGATTCCGGTATCCCTTAATCAGGATGGTGTATATGACTGGGAGCAAGAAGTCATTCAGACAGATGCAGCTATCAATGAAGGTAATAGCGGCGGTGCTCTAGTGGATTTGAACGGTCAGGTCATTGGTATAAATACAATGAAAATTTCAGATACAGGTGTGGAAGGATTGGGATTTGCTATTCCGGCCAACCATGTGATGAAAACGGCAAATGAGCTAGCGGAGAAAGGGCGAATTGCCCGATCCTATCTGGGTGTATATTCGGTTGATCTGAATAATCCCTATATACCGCTTGCTGAAGAACAACTGAAGAAATTGAACCTTCCTGATAGCATTAAGGATGGTGCGGTTGTACTGGATGTGGTTGGACCGGCTAAAGAGGCAGGCCTGAAATTCAATGATGTAATCACCAAGTTCAATAGCGAGCCGATTACGTCAACCCTATCTCTGCGGAAGTATTTATATGATCATACGGAGATTGGGACCCAGCTGAAGATCACCTTTTACCGTAATGGAGTCATGAAAGAAGTCTCCGTAACTCTCCAGGAAAAACCACAGGAATAA
- a CDS encoding cold-shock protein, producing the protein MQTGTVKWFNAEKGFGFIEVEGGSDVFVHFSAITGDGFKTLDEGQRVEFNVVQGNRGPQAENVVKL; encoded by the coding sequence ATGCAAACAGGTACAGTTAAATGGTTCAACGCAGAAAAAGGTTTCGGATTCATCGAGGTTGAAGGCGGAAGCGACGTATTCGTTCACTTCAGCGCAATTACTGGCGACGGCTTCAAAACTTTGGACGAAGGCCAACGCGTTGAATTCAACGTTGTTCAAGGCAACCGTGGACCACAAGCCGAAAACGTTGTAAAACTGTAA
- a CDS encoding cold-shock protein, whose product MNYRKKPLEEIPEENTAIWACTSEGCNGWMRDNFAFEHAPSCRLCDSPMERSMKMLPILLNSNGDLKSLKKGISIP is encoded by the coding sequence ATGAACTACCGGAAGAAGCCTTTGGAGGAAATACCGGAAGAAAATACTGCAATATGGGCCTGTACCAGTGAGGGCTGTAATGGATGGATGAGAGATAATTTCGCATTTGAACATGCGCCTTCTTGCCGTCTCTGTGACTCCCCAATGGAACGAAGCATGAAGATGCTTCCAATATTGCTTAATTCGAATGGCGATCTCAAATCGCTGAAGAAGGGTATTTCCATTCCCTAA